In Flavobacteriales bacterium, one DNA window encodes the following:
- a CDS encoding ArsC/Spx/MgsR family protein produces the protein MKKAYHLAQCSTCQRILKEVNWTEQEQDIRTEKISPEQLDEMAEKTGSYEALFSRRAMKYKSMGLKDKNLTETDYRNLILEEDTFLKRPVFLVGENIFVGNSKKTVEALISALDE, from the coding sequence ATGAAAAAAGCATACCACTTGGCACAATGCAGTACTTGCCAACGCATCTTAAAAGAAGTGAATTGGACAGAGCAAGAGCAAGACATCCGAACTGAAAAAATCAGTCCTGAACAATTGGATGAAATGGCAGAAAAAACAGGCTCTTACGAAGCCCTTTTTAGCAGACGTGCCATGAAGTATAAAAGCATGGGATTGAAAGACAAAAATTTGACCGAAACGGATTACAGAAATTTAATCTTAGAAGAAGATACCTTCCTCAAACGTCCTGTTTTTTTAGTCGGCGAAAACATTTTTGTTGGTAACAGCAAAAAAACAGTAGAGGCACTTATTTCTGCACTAGATGAATAA
- a CDS encoding EamA family transporter produces MNKRLLAHLALFGANLIYGINYTVAKDVMPDYIEPLGFILVRVTGAVIMFWLCYVLFYYEKVKANDLLKLAICGLFGVAINQMLFFEGLNLTTPINAAVIMVSNPILVLLFGVFFATEGFSTKKGIGVALGAIGALTLITNGGQLSLNNEHFWGNIMVFLNASSYAVYLVLVKPLMKKYKPITVISWVFLFGIIFVIPFGWSDFQAIQWSAMPSAILWSVVFVVVGTTFLAYLFNIYGLKTLNPSTVSTYIYLQPVLASIVAIIASSDELNLIKVISAILIFLGVYLVSQKTKPAQD; encoded by the coding sequence ATGAATAAACGACTACTTGCCCACTTAGCTCTTTTTGGTGCTAACCTCATATATGGCATCAACTACACCGTAGCTAAAGACGTCATGCCTGATTATATAGAACCCCTAGGTTTTATTTTGGTTAGAGTAACAGGTGCTGTAATCATGTTTTGGCTCTGTTATGTACTGTTTTATTATGAGAAAGTGAAAGCCAACGACTTACTTAAACTGGCTATTTGCGGCTTGTTTGGTGTCGCCATCAATCAGATGTTATTTTTTGAAGGTCTGAACCTAACCACTCCCATTAACGCTGCTGTTATAATGGTTAGCAACCCCATATTGGTATTGTTGTTTGGTGTGTTTTTTGCCACTGAAGGCTTTAGCACAAAAAAAGGAATTGGCGTAGCTCTCGGCGCTATTGGTGCGCTTACACTGATTACTAATGGCGGTCAATTGTCCCTTAACAACGAACATTTTTGGGGCAACATCATGGTCTTTTTAAACGCCTCTTCTTATGCTGTATATCTTGTATTAGTAAAACCGTTAATGAAAAAATATAAGCCCATAACCGTTATCAGCTGGGTGTTTTTATTCGGTATAATTTTTGTCATTCCTTTTGGTTGGTCTGATTTCCAAGCGATACAGTGGTCCGCTATGCCTAGCGCAATTTTGTGGAGTGTAGTCTTTGTCGTTGTTGGCACAACTTTTTTAGCTTACCTGTTCAACATATATGGACTAAAAACATTAAACCCTTCAACGGTAAGCACCTACATCTATTTACAGCCTGTTTTGGCAAGTATAGTAGCCATAATAGCAAGTAGTGACGAGCTTAATCTAATCAAAGTAATATCCGCCATTTTAATCTTTTTAGGTGTTTATTTAGTCAGTCAAAAAACAAAACCTGCTCAAGACTAG
- a CDS encoding YicC family protein, whose translation MTGYGKAESNAHNKKFTVEIKSLNSKQIDMNVRMPSSYRDKELVIRKFLSSALGRGKIDCSLFVEHTGIEKTANINAEVVKKYYQDLKAIAQELDNKDELMGAVMRMPEVMKVEKEELDPQEWQSIEKLIHEAAQALAQFRKDEGKSLADDFKLRIENIRTLMQSIEKEEHQRVANIRERIVEKLGDLKSTIDENRLEQELIYFLEKLDVTEELVRLSNHLNYFLETMDSSISEGKKLGFICQEIGREVNTIGSKSNNAEMQQQVVQMKDELEKIKEQILNVL comes from the coding sequence ATGACAGGCTACGGAAAAGCCGAAAGCAACGCTCATAACAAAAAGTTTACCGTTGAAATAAAGTCCCTCAACAGCAAACAGATTGATATGAATGTTCGTATGCCTAGCTCTTACAGAGATAAAGAATTAGTCATTCGGAAGTTTTTGAGCTCTGCATTAGGTAGGGGTAAAATAGATTGCTCACTTTTCGTTGAGCATACGGGTATAGAAAAGACCGCCAACATCAATGCTGAAGTCGTTAAAAAGTACTATCAAGACTTAAAAGCCATAGCCCAAGAACTTGACAATAAAGACGAACTAATGGGTGCTGTCATGCGTATGCCTGAAGTGATGAAAGTAGAAAAAGAAGAGCTAGACCCTCAGGAATGGCAAAGCATAGAAAAGCTCATTCATGAGGCGGCACAAGCCCTCGCACAATTCCGAAAGGATGAAGGTAAATCCTTAGCCGATGACTTCAAACTACGTATAGAAAACATCCGAACCCTGATGCAAAGCATAGAAAAAGAAGAGCATCAAAGGGTAGCGAATATCAGAGAACGAATAGTAGAAAAACTAGGCGACTTAAAATCAACTATCGATGAAAATAGGCTAGAACAAGAGTTGATTTATTTCCTAGAAAAACTTGACGTGACAGAAGAATTAGTTAGACTTTCTAACCACCTCAATTACTTTTTAGAAACTATGGACTCCTCCATTTCTGAAGGTAAAAAGCTAGGTTTTATCTGCCAAGAAATAGGCCGAGAAGTGAACACCATAGGTTCAAAATCTAATAATGCCGAAATGCAACAACAAGTCGTTCAGATGAAAGACGAGTTGGAAAAAATAAAAGAACAAATACTCAATGTCCTCTAA